GTTCTCTGACGTAAGCGCACATCCGCTTGTCGGTGGCGCAGAACTGCCTGCACCGCAGCCGGTTTTCCCGCGCTATGTGGAAGCGGAAGAACAGAACTGAGCTGAATATGCTGGTTGATAGTCACTGCCATCTCGACTTTGCGGACTTCGAGCCCGAGCGCGACGCTATTGTAAACCGCGCGCTCGAGGCTGGCATCAAACGCATGGTCACGATTTCGACGCGAGTACGCAAGTTCGATACGATCCTCGCACTGACCAAGAAATATGATTCAGTCTATTGTTCGGTTGGTACGCATCCGAACAACGCACATGAAGAGCTGGATGTTACTGCCGATGATCTCGTGCGGCTGGCAGAGCATCCGAAAGTTGTCGCCATAGGCGAGGCGGGGCTTGATTATCATTATGATTATGCGCCGCCAGAAGCCCAACGTCAGGGCTTCCTCGTGCATATTGAAGCTGCACGTCGTACGCAGTTGCCGCTTGTGATCCACGCACGCAGCGCGGATCAGGACATGGCTGTTATTCTGGAATCTGAGACTGCGAAGGGTGCATTTCCCTTCATCCTGCATTGCTTTTCGTCAGGGCGCGCTCTGGCCGAAAAGGGTGTCGAGCTGGGCGGCTATGTGTCATTCTCGGGCATTCTTACTTTTAAGAATTCGGCTGATATTCGCGAAATTGCACAGATAGTTCCGCGTGATCGTTTGCTGGTTGAGACTGATGCGCCTTATCTCGCGCCTATGCCGCATCGCGGCCAGCGCAATGAGCCATCATTCGTGCAGCACACAGCAGCCGTGTTGGCTGAAACGATTGGTGTAAGCCGCGAAGAAATCGCTGACATTACCAGCGAAAATGTCTTCCGGCTTTTCTCCAAAATGCCAAAGCCTGCCGAGGAATAATCATCGTGGTATCGCCTCGCAATTGTCTGCGTTTCACAATTCTCGGGTGCGGTTCGTCTCCCGGTGTGCCACGCATCAACGGTGATTGGGGCAATTGCGATCCTAAGAATCCAAAGAACAAGCGCCGCCGCGCGGCTTTGCTTGTTGAACGGTTCGACGCCGACGGGAACAGCACGGTCGTTGTTATCGACACGGGCCCGGATTTCCGGGACCAGATGATTGATGCCAACGTGCCGTCGCTTGACGCTGCTGTTTATACTCATCCACATGCCGACCATATCCACGGCATCGATGACTTACGAACCTATGTCGTTGAAAACCGGCGACTGATGGATGTGTATGCCAACCGGTTGACACGCAACCGCCTGTTTGAAGCCTTCGGCTATTGTTTTGAGACGCCAGTGGGATCGAGCTATCCGCCGATCCTTTCGATGCATGATATCATGGCAGAAACAGCATTCTCGATCACGGGTGCGGGCGGGTCGATCCGCTTTGAGCCATTTATGCAGGTGCATGGCGATATTGAATCGCTTGGCTTCCGCATTGGCAATGTCGCTTACTGCACGGATGTCAGCGCGTTCCCGGATGAGAGCCTGAAATATATCCGCCATGCCGATGTGCTGATTATTGGTGCGCTGCAATATCGCCCGCATCCAAGCCATTTCTCACTGGAGCAAGCGTTGGAATGGATCGAATTCTTCGGACCAAAACGCGCAATCCTGACGCATATGCATGTGCCGCTCGATTACGATACGGTTATGCGGGACACGCCTGATCACGTAGAACCCGGCTATGACGGCTTGCGATTTGAAGTGCCTCTTTAGAAAGAAAAAGCCCGCTGCGAATTTCGCAGCGGGCTTTTTTCATTGATACGCAACGGTATCAGGCAACAGAGCCCTTAACCGGGAATGGCATCACATTGCTGGCTTCAGCTTCTTCGTTCTGAGCCTTTTCAGATTTGTCTTCAAGCTGCAGACCGCCAGCACGAAGCAGGTCAGAGAAGCGGCCACCACGCGCAGCCAGTTCATCGAAGCTGCCGCGTTCGACCAGATGACCTTTGTCCATGAACAAGACAATATCGGCAGAACGGACGGTCGACAGACGGTGCGCGATGATGAAGGTCGTGCGGTTCTGGCTTAGATCATCAACAGCCTGCTTGACCTTTTCTTCGGTCTCAACGTCAAGCGCACTGGTCGCCTCGTCGAGTACAAGGATTGGTGAATCTTTCAGGATAGCGCGGGCAATCGCCAGACGCTGACGTTCACCACCTGAAAGCTGCGAACCACGTTCACCGACAACCGTATCGTAACCATTGCCCTTTGCGAGAATGAAGTCGTGGGCAGCAGCAGCCTTGGCAGCAGCATGAACCATTTCATGAGACGCATCTTCATTACCGACGCGGATGTTTTCTTCAACCGAACGATTAAACAGACCGGCATCCTGAAACACGGTTGCAATGGCATGGCGTAGCGAACGACGGCTGACAGTACGCGTATCGGTGCCATCAATCAGAATGCGACCAGCGGCAGGATCGAACACGCGCTGAAGGATATTGATCAGCGTGGTCTTACCGGCACCTGTCGGACCAACAATAGCGACGGTCTGTCCCGGTTTCACTTCAAACGAAACGTCATAGACGCCCTGACCCGAATTCGGGAATTCGAAGGTCACATTGTCGAACACAATGCCACCCTTGACATTTTCAAGATCGGTTGCGCCTTGCGGTTCCTGACGGTCGGCCGTCGCGTCTTCCATCTCGAAGAATTCTTCAAGCTTGGCACGGGCGGTCACAGTCTGGTTGATGAAGGCGCTGATCTGGTCAAGACGACCGATCATCAGCTGCGCAAAGCCGATAAAGGCAATCACGTCACCAACGCGCATCTGACCCTTGGTCACAAAATATGCGCCAAGCAGAAGCACGATAACCATCGAGAAGGTCGAGGCCATACGGTTAAGACCGCTGGCGAGCGCCCACCAGTTGAGAACCGGGAACTGGACGTTTTCGAGGTTTTTGGCATAGGTACGCAGCGCCTGCGTTTCAGAGGCAATGCGGTTATAGCTCTGCACGACAGAAACGTTGCTGATCGTGTCGCTCACATGCTCGAAGAGCTTATGGTGATGCTTTTCAACCGCGGTCTGGCCATCTTTGGTCTTACGCATGACGAGCTGGCCAATCATCACATAGATGACACCGAGCACGATAAGAACCATGGACATGCGAAGGTCCATGCTCATTGCAACCGGAATAAGCGCGCCCAGAGCCACAATCGTGGTCAGGTGCTGACGCATGAATTCAAGCCAGAGAGTGAAGAGCGAGTCTGTCGCGCGGATCAGCGTATGCAGTGCATTCGACGTACCGCGCTTCTGGTGCCATGCAAGAGGCATGGTGATGATGCGCTCATAGGAGTCTATCATCACGCCCAGACGGCGACGATGGGCGAGGCGGTCAGCCCCACGCGCAACGAAGACTGCTGCAATGATGTTAAACCCGCCAAGAGCGGCCCACATGGCGAGCTGCGTAACGATATCTCCCTTGTCGGAGATAGCCTGAATTACCCGACCGAAAAGGATCGGTTCGGCCAGCATGACAAGGGCAACCAATACGCTTGCTATACACATGGTTATGGTTGCGGCTTTCTCAGCCGCAAGATATTCCATGGCACGCCAGTAGATTTTGAGCAATGACACCTTCGGACTCCCGCTCGTTCTATTTCACTGGACTAAATGGTGCAGTCCCGTTGTTCTATCAATATGCAATGACGGCAAGAAGTGGCGATTGGGTGTCAAGGTTGACCATAAATTAAAAATAGATGTAACCGACCGTGAAGAGTCTAAGGCAGTTTTGTTACAGTGGCAGATTGTTGTTTTCGTCGATTATGCCTAGCAATCCGGCCTTGGCGCGTCTATTGACAGATTTAAAGCGCATTCCGGCGACCGGCTCACGGTTACGGCCTGTAAGACGCACCAGAGACAGGCACGCGAAGCTCGTGCCCCTAAGAAGTATTGATCGGGTTTTCCATGGCAGGCGTTGAACAAAAGAATGTGGCTGCAGACGAGACGGGTATGCGTCTTGATCGCTGGTTCAAGGTTCATTTTCCCGGACTTGGGTTCGGACACCTGCAGAAACTGCTGCGTTCCGGACAGGTTCGCGTGGATGGCGGTCGCGTAAAGGCAGATACACGTCTGCAGGCAGGCCAGTCGGTCCGCATTCCGCCATTAGGCGTTGATGAGAAGGCCACCGGTCCTGTAACTGCGCGCACTATTCGCAGTCAGGAAGATGGTGATGTCCTCAAGCAGATGTTGATTTATGAAGACGCCAAGGTCTTTGTTTTCAATAAGCCTGCGGGTCTGGCAGTGCAGGGCGGTTCCGGCCTTGTCCGGCATGTGGACGGTATGCTTGAAGCATGGCGCAATAAGAAGGGTGAAAAGCCTCGCCTCGTACATCGTATTGACCGCGATACGTCAGGCTGCCTTGTTGTTGCAAAGACACGCGGTGCTGCACAGGCTCTGACCGCTGCATTCCGCGAGCGTGACACCAAGAAAACCTACTGGGCACTTGTGAAGGGCGTTCCACGCAAACGCGAAGACAAGATTTCAACTTGGTTGGTCAAAGAACAAACGCCGGATGGCGATAAGATGCGTGTTTGCCAGCATGGTGAACCGGATTCCGATCATGCCGTCTCTTATTATAGGATCATCGAGAAGGTCGGTAACAACCTGACGTGGTTGGAAATGGAGCCTTACACGGGCCGCACCCATCAGCTGCGTGTTCATGCAGCGCATATTGGTCATCCAATCATCGGCGATCCTAAATACTTTGAAGCTGACCAGAACTGGGAATTCCCGGGCGGCATTCAGAAGAAATTGCATCTTCACGCCCGCCGCATTCGCATCCCAAATCCATCGGGTGGCACTATTGATGTCACCGCACCGCTGCCACCGCATATGGTGCAGTCGTGGAACTTGCTTGGCTTTGATGAGGTAGACGCGGAAGAGTAAAGATGTCGGCTACGGGGGGAGGATCGGTTCAGGGCCGGGTGTCGTTCGACGGGCTGGCAATTGCCCTCGTCATGTTCATCATGTTCACCTGGGGGCTTAACCAGGTTGCCATCAAGATCGGCAATCGCGGCTTTAATCCCATGCTCATGGCCGCAGGTCGTGCAGCTTTGGGCGGCCTTTGCGTTTTTCTCTGGTGTTACTGGAAGCGCATTCCGCTGTTTGGCCGTGATGGCACACTGAAGCCAGGTATTCTGGCCGGTCTTCTTTTTGGTGTCGAATTTGTTCTGATCTTTCTGGCGATGGAACTGACCAGTGTGGGACGTGTCACGCTGATGATGAATGTCATGCCGTTCTGGGTCGCTATCGGCAGTCATTTTCTTTTGGGCGAACGAATGTCCATGCGTGCCTTCATAGGCATGTGCGTGGCGTTTCTTGGTGTTTTCGTGGTCTTTTCAGATCATATCAGCCGTCCCGGCCCCAATGCGGTCTACGGCGATCTGCTTGCGCTGATTTCCGGTATGCTTTGGGGAATGACCACGCTCGTCATTAAGCGGTCTAAGCTTGCAAGTGCTGCGCCTGAGAAGACGTTGCTTTATCAGCTTGCCGTAGCAGCACTCGTGCCGTTGCCATTCATGTCTTTGAGCGGACCATTGATCCGCGATCCCGATATGCTCTCAG
The Ochrobactrum sp. BTU1 DNA segment above includes these coding regions:
- a CDS encoding RluA family pseudouridine synthase, whose protein sequence is MAGVEQKNVAADETGMRLDRWFKVHFPGLGFGHLQKLLRSGQVRVDGGRVKADTRLQAGQSVRIPPLGVDEKATGPVTARTIRSQEDGDVLKQMLIYEDAKVFVFNKPAGLAVQGGSGLVRHVDGMLEAWRNKKGEKPRLVHRIDRDTSGCLVVAKTRGAAQALTAAFRERDTKKTYWALVKGVPRKREDKISTWLVKEQTPDGDKMRVCQHGEPDSDHAVSYYRIIEKVGNNLTWLEMEPYTGRTHQLRVHAAHIGHPIIGDPKYFEADQNWEFPGGIQKKLHLHARRIRIPNPSGGTIDVTAPLPPHMVQSWNLLGFDEVDAEE
- a CDS encoding glucan ABC transporter ATP-binding protein/ permease, which produces MSLLKIYWRAMEYLAAEKAATITMCIASVLVALVMLAEPILFGRVIQAISDKGDIVTQLAMWAALGGFNIIAAVFVARGADRLAHRRRLGVMIDSYERIITMPLAWHQKRGTSNALHTLIRATDSLFTLWLEFMRQHLTTIVALGALIPVAMSMDLRMSMVLIVLGVIYVMIGQLVMRKTKDGQTAVEKHHHKLFEHVSDTISNVSVVQSYNRIASETQALRTYAKNLENVQFPVLNWWALASGLNRMASTFSMVIVLLLGAYFVTKGQMRVGDVIAFIGFAQLMIGRLDQISAFINQTVTARAKLEEFFEMEDATADRQEPQGATDLENVKGGIVFDNVTFEFPNSGQGVYDVSFEVKPGQTVAIVGPTGAGKTTLINILQRVFDPAAGRILIDGTDTRTVSRRSLRHAIATVFQDAGLFNRSVEENIRVGNEDASHEMVHAAAKAAAAHDFILAKGNGYDTVVGERGSQLSGGERQRLAIARAILKDSPILVLDEATSALDVETEEKVKQAVDDLSQNRTTFIIAHRLSTVRSADIVLFMDKGHLVERGSFDELAARGGRFSDLLRAGGLQLEDKSEKAQNEEAEASNVMPFPVKGSVA
- a CDS encoding DMT family transporter, producing MSATGGGSVQGRVSFDGLAIALVMFIMFTWGLNQVAIKIGNRGFNPMLMAAGRAALGGLCVFLWCYWKRIPLFGRDGTLKPGILAGLLFGVEFVLIFLAMELTSVGRVTLMMNVMPFWVAIGSHFLLGERMSMRAFIGMCVAFLGVFVVFSDHISRPGPNAVYGDLLALISGMLWGMTTLVIKRSKLASAAPEKTLLYQLAVAALVPLPFMSLSGPLIRDPDMLSVLSFLFQSMFVVAVTYPLWFWMVRRYPASKLSNFAFLTPAFGVLLSGLLLNEPLGWKIFAALGLIGLGLIIINRPAKAGAAR
- a CDS encoding TatD family hydrolase, with product MLVDSHCHLDFADFEPERDAIVNRALEAGIKRMVTISTRVRKFDTILALTKKYDSVYCSVGTHPNNAHEELDVTADDLVRLAEHPKVVAIGEAGLDYHYDYAPPEAQRQGFLVHIEAARRTQLPLVIHARSADQDMAVILESETAKGAFPFILHCFSSGRALAEKGVELGGYVSFSGILTFKNSADIREIAQIVPRDRLLVETDAPYLAPMPHRGQRNEPSFVQHTAAVLAETIGVSREEIADITSENVFRLFSKMPKPAEE
- a CDS encoding MBL fold metallo-hydrolase; its protein translation is MVSPRNCLRFTILGCGSSPGVPRINGDWGNCDPKNPKNKRRRAALLVERFDADGNSTVVVIDTGPDFRDQMIDANVPSLDAAVYTHPHADHIHGIDDLRTYVVENRRLMDVYANRLTRNRLFEAFGYCFETPVGSSYPPILSMHDIMAETAFSITGAGGSIRFEPFMQVHGDIESLGFRIGNVAYCTDVSAFPDESLKYIRHADVLIIGALQYRPHPSHFSLEQALEWIEFFGPKRAILTHMHVPLDYDTVMRDTPDHVEPGYDGLRFEVPL